The Variovorax sp. J2L1-78 genome segment GAAAGTTGCGTCGTGGGCATACGGTGGGCGGAGAAATCTTTGACATTCGTTCACAAACGTCCGAGAGGGATTATGTCCGTCGCCGCATTCAAGAAACGGGCCGCAACCCGGTCGCGACGGTGGGATGGCGCAGACGCACGCGCAACTCCCGTTTGAGCCGCCCGTTGTCCAGCCGCCGCGATTCGCCCATGAAGCTCAGCAGCGACACGGGCAGCTGCGCCTGTGCGGCGTCGCGCGCGATGCGCGGCGGCCGTGGCACACCGTACAGATCGGCGGCCAGGTCGATGTAGTCGCCCATCTTCAGTTCGGTGTCGTCGCTGGCATGGAAGACGCGCTGCGTGCCGCCGCGCCAGAGCGCCGCCACGCAGATGCGCGCCAGGTCGTCGGCATGGATGTGGTTGGTGTAGACATCGTCCTCGCTGCGCAGCACCGGCGTGCCCTTGCGCAGGCGCTCGCGCGGCGTGCCGCCCGTGCGATCGGGTGCGTAGATGCCGGGAATGCGCAGGATGCGCGTCGCCACGCCGGCCCGCCCCAGCCAGCGCACGGCGCGCTCGGCGTCGACGCGCCGGTGCGCCCGTGGCGTGTGCGGACGGACGGCGCGCGTCTCGTCGATGCGCGCACCGCCGCAGTCGCCGTAGACGCCACTGGTCGAACCGTAGACCAGCGCGGCGGGCAGCGAGCGCTGGTGCAAGGCGCGCACCAGCGCCGTGGTGCGCGCGTCGCGCCACCAGCGCGGGCCCTCGACATTGGCCGGCGGTGCCAGATGCAGCACACGGTCGGCCAGGCCAGCCAGCCGGCGCAGGCTCGCAGGCGCATCGAGATCGGCCACCAGCGGGCGCACGCCGGCCGCGCGCAGGGCGCTCACGCGCTCGGGCGACGAGGTCAGCGCGAGCACCTGCACCCGGCCCCGCAGGAGCGACGCCGCACGCAGGCCGATGTCGCCGCAGCCGACGATCAGCACGCGTTGCCGTCGGAAGCGCGCGGGCAGCGCGCCGGAAGGGTTGTGGATTGAGGGCAAAATCGAGGACTTCCCGCTGAGACGAACCCGAAGAATACCCATGACGAGCGCACCCCCGCACGAGGCCGGCTTCCAGATCACCGTCGAGCCCAGTGGACGACAGTTCACCGCCCAGGGCGACGAAACCATCCTCGCTGCCGGCATCCGCCAGGGCATCGGCCTGCCCTACGGCTGCAAGGACGGCGCCTGCGGCTCCTGCAAGTGCCGCAAGCTCTCGGGCGAAGTCACCCATGGCCCGCACCAGAGCAAGGCGCTGAGCGCCGAGGAGGAACTCGCCGGCTTCGTGCTGACCTGCTGCGCCACCGCCACCAGCGACGTGATGCTCGAATCGCGCCAGGTGACCGAGCTGGGCGCCTTCCCGATCCGCAAGATGCCCTCGCGCGTGCTGGCGATGTCCAAGCTCTCGCACGACGTGATGATGGTGCGGCTGCAGCTACCGGCCGGCGAGCCGCTGCAGTTCCATGCCGGGCAGTACGTCGAGTTCCTCCTGCGCGATGGCGCGCGCCGCAGCTATTCGATGGCCAATGCACCGCACACGCTGAGCGAACCGGGCACCGGCATCGAGCTGCACATCCGCCACCTGCCCGGCGGCAAGTTCACCGACCATGTGTTCGGCGCGATGAAGGAGAAGGAAATCCTGCGCATCGAGGGGCCCTACGGCAGCTTCTTCCTGCGCGAGGACTCCGACAAGCCGATCGTCATGCTCGCCTCGGGCACCGGCTTCGCGCCGATCAAGGCGCTGATCGAGCACATGAAGTTCAAGGCCATCGACCGGCCCGCCACCGTGTACTGGGGCGGCCGCCGGCCGGAGGATCTGTACATGGACGACTGGCTGCGCGCGCAGATGGCCGAGATGCCGAACCTGCGCTATGTGCCGGTGGTGTCGAACGCCGTGCCCGACGACAACTGGACCGGCCGCACCGGCTTCGTCCACCGCGCCGTGCTCGAGGACGTCGCCGACCTGTCGGGCCACCAGGTGTATGCCTGCGGTGCGCCGATCGTGGTCGACTCGGCCAAGCGCGACTACGTGGCCGAGGCCGGCCTCCCCGCGGACGAGTTCTACGCGGACGCCTTCACGACGGAAGCCGACAAGGCCCTTCCCTGACATCCCCCTCTTTCTGAACGACGGACGACAACGAACAATGAAGACGAGACACTTCCTTCTGGGCGCCCTGGCCGCCACCGCCCTGATCGCCGTGGTCCCGGCACAGGCACAGCATCGCCCGATCCGCCTGATCGTGCCTTACGCCGCGGGCGGCCCGATCGACGTCACGGCGCGCATCGTGGCCGAGCGGGTCAAGGATTCGCTGGGCACCGTGATCATCGACAACAAGCCGGGCGCCGGCGGCAACATCGGCGCCGACGCCGTGGCCAAGGCCGCACCGGACGGGCTGACCATCGGCATCGCGGCCACGGCCACGAACGCGGTCAACCCGTGGCTCTACAGCAAGATGCCCTTCAACGCGGCCACCGACTTCGCGCCCATCACGCAGATGGTCCGCGTGCCGAACGTGCTGGTGATGAACGCCGAGGCCGCGCAGCGCCTGAAGATCAACACGCTGCCCGAACTCATCGCCTACGCCAAGGCCAACCCCGGCAAGCTGAATTACGGCAGCGGCGGCAACGGCAGCGCCGGGCACCTGGCCGGCGAGATGTTCAAGCAGCAGGCCGGCATCTTCGCGGTGCACATCCCCTACAACGGCGGCAACCCGGCCCAGCTCGCGCTGCTGTCGGGCCAGGTCGACTTCAACTTCGACAACCTCGCCACCGCGGCGCCGAACATCCGCTCGGGCAAGCTCAAGGCCATCGCCGTGACGACGGCGCAGCCCAGCAGTGCCCTGCCCGGCGTGCCGGCCGTGTCCGCGACGCTCAAAGGCTTCGCGATCGACACCTGGTGGGGCCTGGTCGCGCCGGCCGGCACGCCGCACGACGTGGTCGCCAAGCTGAACCAGGCCTTCGTCGCGGCCCTGAATGCGCCGGAGACGAAGACGCGCTTCGCCACCCTGCTGGCGGAGCCGGTGTCGAACACACCCGAGCAGTTCGGCGCATTCATGAAGAGCGAACTGGCGAAGTACGAGAAGGTGGTGAAGGCCACCGGCGCCAAGGTCGACTGAGTCGACGGCGTTGGCCGAGGGTCGGTGCGGTGCGGTCGGAGCGCCGATTGGCCGCGTTTTCTGGACAATCCATCCAGCCTGGCATCGCTGATCTTTGGTATGCGGCTGCCTAGACTCGCGGCTTCGCTACACGCACTCAGGAGATCGCCATGGCAGACCATTCCATCCAGGGCAAGACCGCCCTCATCGCCGGCGGCGCCAAGAACCTCGGCGGACTGATCGCGCTCGACCTGGCCAGGCAGGGCGCCAAGGCCGTGGTCATTCACTACAACAGCGCGGGCAGCAAGGCCGATGCCGATGCCACCGTGGCTGCGGTCAAGGCGGCAGGCGCGCAGGCCGTTGCGATCCAGGCCGACCTGACGACGGCCGGCGCCGTCGAGAAGCTCTTTGCCGACGCCATCGCCGCGGTCGGCAAGCCGGACATCGCCATCAACACCGTCGGCAAGGTGCTCAAGAAGCCCATGGCCGATGTCAGCGAGGCCGAGTACGACGAGATGACGGCGGTCAACGCCAAGACCGCCTTCTTCTTCCTCAAGGAAGCCGGCAAGAACCTGAACGACCACGGCAAGATCTGCACCGTGGTCACTTCGCTGCTGGGCGCGTTCACCCCGTTCTACGCCGCCTATGCCGGCACCAAGGCCCCGGTCGAGCACTACACGCGTGCGGCCGCCAAGGAGTTCGGCGCCCGCGGCATCTCGGTGACCGCGGTCGGCCCCGGCCCGATGGACACGCCGTTCTTCTACCCGGCCGAAGGAGCCGATGCCGTGGCTTATCACAAGACCGCCGCGGCGCTCTCGCCGTTCAGCAAGACCGGACTGACCGACATCGAGGACGTCGTCCCGTTCATCCGGCATCTGGTCAGCGACGGCTGGTGGATCACCGGGCAGACGATCCTCATCAACGGCGGCTACACCACCAAGTAGGACGCTCCGGCCCGGGAAAGACGGGAAAAGCGGGAGCTTCGACATGCATGTGCTGATGGTCATGGCTGGCGGCCTGGTCCTCCTGGGCGTTTTCGTCTTGTTCGGCTGGCTCTGGGGTGCGAATGCGGCAGGCATGGCACTGGCGGCCAAGGTCTTCTTGCCCGCATGGCTGCTGATCGCGGCTGCCAACATGTGGGTGGGCGTCGCCCACGCGGGCTACAACGTGCGCGAAGAATTTCCGATCCTGCTGCTCGTCTTCGCGGTGCCCGCGTTCGCGGCCGGCCAGTGCCTACGGGCGGCCGGGCGCCACTGACATGTCGGTCGAAGGCAGTGCCCGCGACTGTCCAAGGTCGTGACCTTATTGGGTGCCGCCGTCTTGGTTGAGCCGCTCTTCGGCGGGTGAGCATCCATCCGTCCGATCGGGCACAGCGCTCAAGGTTAAATGCGGCATGGACAAGCTCGATCAATACCGCGTCTTCGTGCAGGTGGCCGAGATGGGCAGCTTCATCAAGGCAGCCCATGCACTGGAGTTACCGCGCGCCACGGTCTCTGCTGCCGTTCAGCAACTCGAGGAAAAGATCGGTGCCCGCCTGCTGAACCGCACCACGCGCCAGGTTCACCTGACGACGGATGGCGTGCAGTTGCTCGAGCGCGTGCGCCTGCTGCTGGCCGATGCCGACGATGTCGAGCAGCTGTTCCAGACCAGTCAGCGTCAAGTCGCCGGCCAGCTCCGGATCGACGTGCCCAGCCGCATTGCGCGACGGCTCATTGCGCCAGCGCTCCCCGGCCTGCTGCGTCGCTACCCGCGGCTGCAACTGGTGCTCGGCTCCACCGACCGCGCCATCGATCTCCTGCAGGAAGGCGTGGATTGCGCGGTGCGCATCGGAACCCTGCATGACAGCAGTCTGGTGGTCCGCCCGCTGGGGCATATCGCGCTGATCAACTGTGCGAGTCCGGCCTACTTGCGTGAATACGGCGTACCGGAAAAACCGGAGGACCTGCTGAAGGGGCACTGGGCGGTCGGCTACGCATCACCGACCAGCGGGCGGGCGCTTCCCTGGGAGCATCTGGACGCCTCGGGCCGGACGCAGAACGCAGCGCTGCCCAGCCGTGTCATCGTGAACAATGCCGAGAGCTACATCGCCGGCTGCCGCGCAGGCACCGGGCTGATTCAAATCCCCCGCTTCGATGTCCAGCATCTGCTGGACCGCGGCGAGCTGGTCGAGGTCATGCCGGCGCATCGTGCAGCATCGATGCCGGTCTCGCTCCTGTATCCGCACCGGCGCCAGCGCTCGCGGCGTCTTGTCGCCTTCATCGAATGGTTCTCGGGGTTGATGGAGCCCCATCTTGAGCGCACGGTATGACAGCTGGCGAGATCAATCGCCTATCACGTCGTACAGGCGCAGGATCCATGA includes the following:
- a CDS encoding SDR family oxidoreductase; its protein translation is MPSIHNPSGALPARFRRQRVLIVGCGDIGLRAASLLRGRVQVLALTSSPERVSALRAAGVRPLVADLDAPASLRRLAGLADRVLHLAPPANVEGPRWWRDARTTALVRALHQRSLPAALVYGSTSGVYGDCGGARIDETRAVRPHTPRAHRRVDAERAVRWLGRAGVATRILRIPGIYAPDRTGGTPRERLRKGTPVLRSEDDVYTNHIHADDLARICVAALWRGGTQRVFHASDDTELKMGDYIDLAADLYGVPRPPRIARDAAQAQLPVSLLSFMGESRRLDNGRLKRELRVRLRHPTVATGLRPVS
- a CDS encoding CDP-6-deoxy-delta-3,4-glucoseen reductase; the encoded protein is MTSAPPHEAGFQITVEPSGRQFTAQGDETILAAGIRQGIGLPYGCKDGACGSCKCRKLSGEVTHGPHQSKALSAEEELAGFVLTCCATATSDVMLESRQVTELGAFPIRKMPSRVLAMSKLSHDVMMVRLQLPAGEPLQFHAGQYVEFLLRDGARRSYSMANAPHTLSEPGTGIELHIRHLPGGKFTDHVFGAMKEKEILRIEGPYGSFFLREDSDKPIVMLASGTGFAPIKALIEHMKFKAIDRPATVYWGGRRPEDLYMDDWLRAQMAEMPNLRYVPVVSNAVPDDNWTGRTGFVHRAVLEDVADLSGHQVYACGAPIVVDSAKRDYVAEAGLPADEFYADAFTTEADKALP
- a CDS encoding Bug family tripartite tricarboxylate transporter substrate binding protein, whose amino-acid sequence is MKTRHFLLGALAATALIAVVPAQAQHRPIRLIVPYAAGGPIDVTARIVAERVKDSLGTVIIDNKPGAGGNIGADAVAKAAPDGLTIGIAATATNAVNPWLYSKMPFNAATDFAPITQMVRVPNVLVMNAEAAQRLKINTLPELIAYAKANPGKLNYGSGGNGSAGHLAGEMFKQQAGIFAVHIPYNGGNPAQLALLSGQVDFNFDNLATAAPNIRSGKLKAIAVTTAQPSSALPGVPAVSATLKGFAIDTWWGLVAPAGTPHDVVAKLNQAFVAALNAPETKTRFATLLAEPVSNTPEQFGAFMKSELAKYEKVVKATGAKVD
- a CDS encoding SDR family oxidoreductase — translated: MADHSIQGKTALIAGGAKNLGGLIALDLARQGAKAVVIHYNSAGSKADADATVAAVKAAGAQAVAIQADLTTAGAVEKLFADAIAAVGKPDIAINTVGKVLKKPMADVSEAEYDEMTAVNAKTAFFFLKEAGKNLNDHGKICTVVTSLLGAFTPFYAAYAGTKAPVEHYTRAAAKEFGARGISVTAVGPGPMDTPFFYPAEGADAVAYHKTAAALSPFSKTGLTDIEDVVPFIRHLVSDGWWITGQTILINGGYTTK
- a CDS encoding LysR family transcriptional regulator; amino-acid sequence: MDKLDQYRVFVQVAEMGSFIKAAHALELPRATVSAAVQQLEEKIGARLLNRTTRQVHLTTDGVQLLERVRLLLADADDVEQLFQTSQRQVAGQLRIDVPSRIARRLIAPALPGLLRRYPRLQLVLGSTDRAIDLLQEGVDCAVRIGTLHDSSLVVRPLGHIALINCASPAYLREYGVPEKPEDLLKGHWAVGYASPTSGRALPWEHLDASGRTQNAALPSRVIVNNAESYIAGCRAGTGLIQIPRFDVQHLLDRGELVEVMPAHRAASMPVSLLYPHRRQRSRRLVAFIEWFSGLMEPHLERTV